The genomic window TTGATGATTGCAGTACAAAACAGAGAGCCTCATAGAATTTCTACGTATTTGATTGAGTTAGCTAATATGTTTCATTCATTTTATCATCAATGCAAAGTTATTTCTGATGACCAAGATACGACAGCGTATCGCTTAGTGATAATTTCTTTAGTTAAGAAAGTTTTAGCGACAGGATTGGATCTTGTAGGGGTCAGTGCTCCTGAGAAGATGTAATGTTTACAAGGGATAAAACAAAAGTAGTTAAGGTTGGAAATGTTCAGGTTGGGGGTCAGAAGAAAGTAGTTATTCAATCCATGACCAATACTTTTACACATGATGTAACTGCAACCTTATTACAAATAAACAATTTATATCAAGCAGGTGCAGAACTTGTCAGAATAGCGATCCCTGATAAAAAGTCGCTAGATTGTGTCTCCTCTATTGTTGCTCAAAGTCCTGTTCCAATTATTGCTGACATTCATTTTGATCACAAATTGGCAATTGGAGCAATAGAAGCTGGTGTAGCAAAAATTAGAATTAATCCGGGGAATATGGGCAGTGAAGATAAATTATTTGAGGTAATTAAGAAAGCTAAAGAATATAGTGTACCGATTAGGATTGGAGTTAATCATGGCTCTATTGGTAAGAACGTTGATAAAATCAGCTTATCTTTAAAAGTTATTGAAGAATATATTGCTTTTTTTGAAAGTAAACGTTTTGCTGAATTAGTTATTTCTTTAAAGTCTTCAGACATAGTTTCTACAGTTAAAATGAATGAATTATTTTCTTTAAAATATAATTATCCCCTACATATTGGGATTACTGAATCAGGCTATGGTAAGGCTGGGCTTATTAAGTCTTCGGCTGGAATAGGGGCGATGTTAATTAATGGATTAGGTGATACTGCACGTATTTCTTTGACAGGCGATCCTGTGCAAGAAATTGATGCCTTAAAGATTTTATTGCGTTCCTTAGGGTTGTTGCAGGAAGGTGTGGAAATTATTTCTTGTCCAACCTGTGGAAGAACAGAAATAGACTTAGAGAGATTAGTAAAAGAAGTTGACGAAAAAGTTAAGCACATAAAAGAGCCATTAAAGATAGCCGTTATGGGCTGTATAGTGAATGGTCCTGGTGAAGCAGAAGATGCTGATTACGGTATCTGTGGAACTAAAGATGCAGGGATGATTTTTTCCAAAGGTAAGCAAGTTAAGACTGTTTCTTTTGAATCTTTAGTTGATGAGTTGCTCAAGGCA from Candidatus Margulisiibacteriota bacterium includes these protein-coding regions:
- the ispG gene encoding flavodoxin-dependent (E)-4-hydroxy-3-methylbut-2-enyl-diphosphate synthase, which translates into the protein MFTRDKTKVVKVGNVQVGGQKKVVIQSMTNTFTHDVTATLLQINNLYQAGAELVRIAIPDKKSLDCVSSIVAQSPVPIIADIHFDHKLAIGAIEAGVAKIRINPGNMGSEDKLFEVIKKAKEYSVPIRIGVNHGSIGKNVDKISLSLKVIEEYIAFFESKRFAELVISLKSSDIVSTVKMNELFSLKYNYPLHIGITESGYGKAGLIKSSAGIGAMLINGLGDTARISLTGDPVQEIDALKILLRSLGLLQEGVEIISCPTCGRTEIDLERLVKEVDEKVKHIKEPLKIAVMGCIVNGPGEAEDADYGICGTKDAGMIFSKGKQVKTVSFESLVDELLKAIKSDKLYRGIEE